Proteins found in one Panicum hallii strain FIL2 chromosome 4, PHallii_v3.1, whole genome shotgun sequence genomic segment:
- the LOC112890366 gene encoding general transcription factor IIF subunit 1-like: MAPMQPAPNGPLVAARELLRNPSDPVASLDVLRQWHDNVNCLLNLAQVTPGSAGGFASRERHRQGSASGFVLSPTDFQTWSEHDESLTDGEDLHLLLGEELEEDDEDDASWEENFSSSEKEVDSSSIEEDSVVGGYLLGRLSEDDNDDDDDEEAENSSGFSSDSGGDDGGDDDGSDDDSDVSTAPPIKRCRVSGTY, encoded by the exons ATGGCCCCAATGCAGCCCGCACCAAACGGGCCGTTGGTGGCGGCCAGGGAGCTGCTCCGCAACCCGTCAGATCCGGTGGCCTCGCTCGACGTGCTGAGGCAATGGCATGACAACGTCAACTGCCTCCTCAACTTGGCACAGGTCACCCCAGGCTCCGCGGGGGGATTTGCGTCCAGGGAGCGTCACCGTCAGGGCAGTGCATCCGGCTTTGTGCTCTCTCCAACA GACTTCCAGACCTGGTCAGAGCACGACGAATCCCTGACCGATGGTGaagacctccacctcctcctcggcgAAGAGCTagaggaagatgatgaggacgATGCATCCTGGGAAGAAAACTTCTCCTCCTCGGAGAAAGAAGTCGATTCCTCATCAATAGAGGAGGACTCGGTGGTAGGAGGCTACCTCCTTGGCAGATTGTCGGAGGATGacaatgacgacgacgacgatgaagaAGCCGAAAATAGTAGCGGCTTCAGCAGCGACAGCGGCGGAGACGATGGCGGTGATGATGATGGCAGCGACGACGACAGCGATGTCAGCACAGCTCCACCGATCAAGCGCTGTAGAGTCTCCGGCACCTACTAG